In the genome of Fibrobacter succinogenes, one region contains:
- a CDS encoding type II toxin-antitoxin system Phd/YefM family antitoxin — protein MSKVVSAMDMRQNFGTLLNQVAIKDEEIVIERAGKPLARLVSMNSATSGKLDFRDIGKLPNDIWNEF, from the coding sequence GTGTCGAAAGTTGTTTCTGCAATGGATATGCGTCAGAATTTTGGGACGCTTTTGAACCAGGTTGCCATCAAGGACGAAGAAATCGTCATTGAACGCGCTGGCAAGCCTTTGGCACGCCTCGTGAGCATGAATTCCGCCACAAGCGGCAAGCTCGACTTCCGCGATATCGGTAAACTCCCGAACGACATCTGGAACGAATTTTAG